The following is a genomic window from Variovorax paradoxus.
TTGTGCTGCCCACTATTGCACCGGTGACGACGTCCGCTGGCGAGGTGCCGGAAACGAAAACGAGGCCAGCGGCTTTGACGGCCTGACTGTATGTCTGCGGTGGCTTGGCAGCCTTCGATGTGAAAACAATATGACGAGCCATTTGTTTCTCCAGCAAAAAGGGGGGGCTCCAATCAGCCGTCGACAACGAGAGACGGCTTCTGGCCGATTGTTGACGCGCTGCGGGTTGGCGTGCACGCACCTTCTTTGTCGAACGTCCAATCGAGGGGATGCGTTGGAGCGGCCCCACGATGTTCGCTCCTGGCCGAAAACAGGCCGAACCGCCGCGACCCTTTCGAAGCGCCGGCAGCGTCAGCGTTTAGCGGGGCACGCCTGTTGGTCGATCATGCCCGGGGCCTCCGGCGCTTCACCTAAGAACGTAGCTCGCCAGCACACTCTGCACCTCGTAGATGCTGAGCTTCTTATTGAATTGCTTCTGAATCGGAGTGGCCGTTCCTGAGATCCAGATCTTGAGCTCAGCGTCGAGATCGAAGGTACCAGCTGTCTCGACGCTGAAGTGCGTGATGCTTTTGTAGGGAATGGAGTGATATTCAATCTTGCTGCCGGTGATGCCTTGCTTGTCCACCAAGACGAAACGCTTGTCGGTAAACACGAGGTAATCGCGGATGAGCTGGTAGGCATGCTCAACCACTTCCCCATTCGCCAAGATCTGGTGGAACTCCTGCTGGATCTTTGCCGGATCGATCTTGGACGCGTTGCCAAGCATCCCATCAAGTAGTCCCATGGCTGCTTCTTTCGAGATTGTTGATGTCCGCTGTCGGAGGTTCAAAGCCCCTACCGCCATCCATTTCGCGGCAAGGCACCTCCAGGTGCCGTTTTACCTTCATGCCTGGAACCGCTCAGCGGAAAGGAACGCTGCGGTACGGGCTGCGGGGGTCGCTCAACAGCATGCGGTTCGTGCGCAACAGGTGTTCTTCGCGCGCGTCTGAATAGCGCCAGACCAGCCCGGCGGCAATGTACGCGGCACTCACCTGCGACCAATCGGCATAGGCCTCGCGCACCTGCGAGTTCAACGCACCCGCGAAACTTGTGAATTCTTCGCGCCCAATGAAGCCGAGCTGCACAGCCCAACGCGACAGGCTCGCCAGCCTCACGGCATCCCATGCGACCAGGTTCGAGATCTGGGGCGGCGAAACGTTGAAATGCTTGCGCAACGCGTTGACCCAGCTCTGGCTGCCCATCGTCAGTTGGCTAAGTTCCGATACCGGCCGCCCGCTGTCCGCCGACAGTGCGCGATAGTCCAGGCTCTTGCGCGCCTTGATCTGGAAGAACGCCGGAAAACACGCCTCCATGACCAGCCGGAGCACGGCCGGCGTGCTTTGGGTCGCTGCATCGATCGCACCGACGGCCTGCCATGTGGAAAGGTAGCTTGAACGCTGCCCCTCGGCGGCGAGCCAGTGGGCCATTTGTTCGAAGCTTTCGCGGTCGTGCACGTTCCAGACTTCCGAGATGCCCTCGCGCAGCGCCTCATCGTCCTTCCCGGTGGCAAGCGCATTCACATGGTCGCCGTTGAACGCCGAGAGAGGCGCGCTCAGCGTGACCAGCCACCGCTCTTCGGCGGTGAGCGATTCTTCGGTGCCGAAGTTGAGCTTTTCGTTGTCGAGCAGCGCGTGCCCGAGGGTGTCCCTGATGCCCATCGATTCCCCTCCAGGTTTTATGACCGTATTGCCCCTGATCGATGCTGGTCGATCCAGCGGCGGAGGCGATCTTAAACCGCGATGGTGGGCGCCTGAACTGTCGCCTTGCTGCACCTCGCGTTGTGCACCTGCTCGACCGCGCAGCGTGCGCCTGCGAAGATTCACCCTTGGCCCAGACCTGAAACAGCACACAGCGCTTGGCGTCTTCGGCCGGTGCTCTGCAGTGCCTGACGAGGCTCGTACCGCACGCTCCCTTGTGAGTGCCTGACAGTGATGACGCATCCATCAGGCCCCTGCGGCCGTCCTGCCGCGCCACCGCCATCCCGCGATCTCCGGCATGTCCTCGCCCTTGGTGGTGACGTAAGCCCGATGCGCCAGCAACTGTTCGCGCAGGTGCTGCTGAACATGCGCCGCGCTGTTCATCAAGCGCGGCACCCGGTCGATCGCATCGGCGGCGAGATGGAAGCGGTCGAGTTGGTTCAGCACGGTCATGTCGAAGGGTGTGGTGGTCGTGCCTTCCTCCTGGTAGCCGTGCACATGAAAGCCCCCGTGGTTGGCCCGCTTGTACGTCAGGCGATGGATCAGCGCCGGATAGCCGTGGAACGCGAAGATCACCGGCTTGTCGGTCGTGAAGATCGAATCGAACACCGCGTCCGGCAGGCCATGCGGATGCGCTGACGGCGACTCCAGTGCCATCAGGTCGACCACGTTCACCACCCGCACCTTGAGCTCGGGCAGGTGCGTTCGCAGCAGGTCGACCGCCGCCATGGTTTCGAGCGTGGGCACGTCGCCGGCGCAGGCCATCACCACATCGGGCGTGACGCCGGCATCGTTGCTGGCCCAGTCCCAGATGCCCAAGCCGACACTGCAGTGCCGCACGGCGGCCTCGATGTCGAGCCACTGCGGCGCGGGTGCCTTGCCGGCGACGATCACGTTCACGTAGTTGCGGCTGCGCAGGCAATGGTCTGCCACCGACAGCAGCGTGTTCGCGTCCGGGGGCAGATAGACCCGCACCACCTCGGCTTTCTTGTTGACCACATGGTCGATGAAGCCCGGGTCCTGGTGGCTGAAGCCGTTGTGGTCCTGCTGCCAGACATGGCTGGTCAAAAGGTAGTTGAGCGACGCGATGGGGCGCCGCCAGCCGATGTGGCGCGTCACCTTCAGCCATTTGGCGTGCTGGTTGAACATCGAATCGATGATGTGGATGAAGGCCTCGTAGCACGAGAAGAAGCCGTGGCGTCCGGTGAGCAGATAGCCTTCGAGCCAACCTTGGCAGAGGTGCTCGCTGAGCACTTCCATCACGCGCCCGTTGGGCGCGACGTGGTCGTCGGTCGGCTCGATGCGTGCCGTCGAAGTCCGGTTGGTCACTTCGAGGAGCGCACCCAGGCGGTTCGACACGGTCTCGTCCGGGCCCATCACCCGGAAGTTCTGCTGTTCGTCGTTGCGCCGCATCACGTCGCGCAGGAAACCGCCGAGCACCCGCGTGGCTTCGCCTTGCGAGGCGCCGGGCGACTCGACCGCCACGGCATGGTCGCGGAAGTCCGGCAGCTGGAGGTCGCGAAGCAGCGCGCCGCCGTTGGCGTGCGGATTGGCGCTCATCCGGCGCTGGCCACGCGGCGCGACGGCGGCGATGTGGGCGTGGAGCCTGCCCTGGGCGTCGAACAGTTCCTCGGGCCGGTAGCTGCGCATCCAGTCTTCGAGCAGGCTGATGTGCGCCGGGTGCTGCGCAAAGCCGGTCAGCGGCACCTGGTGCGCGCGCTGCGTACCTTCGATCGGCGCGCCGTCCACCACCTTCGGACCGGTCCAGCCCTTGGGCGAACGCAGCACGATCATCGGCCACCGGTGCCGGCGGGTGAAGCCGTCTTGGCGCGCTTCGGTCTGGATCGCGCGGATGACGTCGAGCACCGTGTCGAGCGCCAGGGCCATCGCGCGATGCATCGTCTCCGGATCGTCGCCGGAAACGAAATGCGGCTCATGGCCGTAGCCGCGCATCAGCTGGGTGAGTTCCTCGTCGCCGATGCGCGCCAGCACCGTCGGGCCGGCGATCTTGAAGCCGTTGAGGTGCAGGATGGGTAGCACCGCGCCGTCGCGCGCGGGATTGAGAAACTTGTTGGAATGCCAGCTCGCCGCGAGCGCGCCGGTCTCGGCCTCGCCGTCGCCGATCACGCAGCACGCGATGAGCCCCGGGTTGTCGAACACGGCGCCGTAGGCGTGCAGCAGCGAGTAGCCCAGCTCGCCGCCTTCGTGGATCGAGCCCGGCGTTTCAGGCGCGACATGGCTCGGGATGCCACCAGGAAAGGAGAACTGGGTGAAGAGGCGCTGCATGCCGTCCGCGTCGAGGCCGACTTCCGGGTAGACCTCGCTGTAAGTGCCCTCGAGCCAGGTGTTGGCGACGACGCCGGGGCCGCCGTGGCCCGGGCCGGCGACGAAGAGCGCATCGAGGTCGCGCGCGACGATCGCGCGGTTCATGTGGGCGTAGACGAAGTTCAGGCCCGGTGTTGTTCCCCAGTGGCCGAGCAGCCGCGGCTTGATGTGCGCAACTTCCAGTTTGCGTTGGAGCAGCGGGTTGTCCATCAGGTAGATCTGTCCGACCGACAGGTAGTTGGCCGCGCGCCACCAGGCGTCGAGCAGCCTGAAGTCTTCGGGAGGGGCGCGTTCGGGTGGGCG
Proteins encoded in this region:
- a CDS encoding phosphoketolase family protein; its protein translation is MNRPPERAPPEDFRLLDAWWRAANYLSVGQIYLMDNPLLQRKLEVAHIKPRLLGHWGTTPGLNFVYAHMNRAIVARDLDALFVAGPGHGGPGVVANTWLEGTYSEVYPEVGLDADGMQRLFTQFSFPGGIPSHVAPETPGSIHEGGELGYSLLHAYGAVFDNPGLIACCVIGDGEAETGALAASWHSNKFLNPARDGAVLPILHLNGFKIAGPTVLARIGDEELTQLMRGYGHEPHFVSGDDPETMHRAMALALDTVLDVIRAIQTEARQDGFTRRHRWPMIVLRSPKGWTGPKVVDGAPIEGTQRAHQVPLTGFAQHPAHISLLEDWMRSYRPEELFDAQGRLHAHIAAVAPRGQRRMSANPHANGGALLRDLQLPDFRDHAVAVESPGASQGEATRVLGGFLRDVMRRNDEQQNFRVMGPDETVSNRLGALLEVTNRTSTARIEPTDDHVAPNGRVMEVLSEHLCQGWLEGYLLTGRHGFFSCYEAFIHIIDSMFNQHAKWLKVTRHIGWRRPIASLNYLLTSHVWQQDHNGFSHQDPGFIDHVVNKKAEVVRVYLPPDANTLLSVADHCLRSRNYVNVIVAGKAPAPQWLDIEAAVRHCSVGLGIWDWASNDAGVTPDVVMACAGDVPTLETMAAVDLLRTHLPELKVRVVNVVDLMALESPSAHPHGLPDAVFDSIFTTDKPVIFAFHGYPALIHRLTYKRANHGGFHVHGYQEEGTTTTPFDMTVLNQLDRFHLAADAIDRVPRLMNSAAHVQQHLREQLLAHRAYVTTKGEDMPEIAGWRWRGRTAAGA
- a CDS encoding DUF1266 domain-containing protein, which gives rise to MQQGDSSGAHHRGLRSPPPLDRPASIRGNTVIKPGGESMGIRDTLGHALLDNEKLNFGTEESLTAEERWLVTLSAPLSAFNGDHVNALATGKDDEALREGISEVWNVHDRESFEQMAHWLAAEGQRSSYLSTWQAVGAIDAATQSTPAVLRLVMEACFPAFFQIKARKSLDYRALSADSGRPVSELSQLTMGSQSWVNALRKHFNVSPPQISNLVAWDAVRLASLSRWAVQLGFIGREEFTSFAGALNSQVREAYADWSQVSAAYIAAGLVWRYSDAREEHLLRTNRMLLSDPRSPYRSVPFR
- a CDS encoding PH domain-containing protein, translating into MGLLDGMLGNASKIDPAKIQQEFHQILANGEVVEHAYQLIRDYLVFTDKRFVLVDKQGITGSKIEYHSIPYKSITHFSVETAGTFDLDAELKIWISGTATPIQKQFNKKLSIYEVQSVLASYVLR